The Haloimpatiens sp. FM7315 genomic interval GTATGTCAATAACTACATCTTTAGTAAGTTTTACTAAATTTACCTCTTTAATGTTTAACATAGAAGTATTGTTTTTAAGTTTTTGCACTAAATTCAAATCATCCACTAGCTGTTTTATGTATTGGGATTTTTTATCTATAATATTTGCGTAGGATTTAATCTCCTCCTCAGAAAACTCATATTCAGGACTTCCAAGTATTTCAGCATACCCCTTAATGGATGCAAGAGGAGTCTTTATATCATGAGAAATATTAGCTATCCACTCCTGCCTCATATTTTCAAGTTTTTTTCTCTCTTTTTCATTTTCCTTAAGAGTATAGTTTAAATCATTTAAATTGTAAAAAACCTCTTTATATATGCCGTTTGGCTTATATACTTTACTATAATCTCCCTGACTCATTTTGTTAACTCCAGAGATTATATTACCCATGGGTTTTGTAAGTCCCCTACTAAACAAATACCCAAAAATAGAGCTATTATTGAATCTATTAAAATAACAAATGTACTTATGTTTTTAAACAAAAACTTCATTTTATCTATATTGTAAACAAATATTTGTTTTTCAACCTCTTTCATGGGAAAACCTATAATGTAACTGTATTTTACATTGTTTATATTTTTTTCTCCAAGAAAAATAGTTTCTGCAGTCCCAACGCCCCCTTCATATTTGTAAGCATTTACAATTTGAAAAGGAGTGTACTTTAATGGAACTTTACTGGGTCTTTTATAACTATACACCTCTTTACCTTGTTCATCTAAAATTTGAAACCATATTCCTTTACTATCCAAAAGTTTCTTACCTTTTTCATCCATACCTATTTTATCATCAAAAATACCTATGCATTTTTCAAAATTTCTTGTAAAATCTTCTGCATCAAGTTCTGATAATAGATTATTGCTGGATTTATTGTAATTACTTTTCATGGTTATTCCAATTATAGCTACTATATTTATGAAAACTACTATAATCACCACTGAAATTATTGTAGATATAAATCTAAAGGTCAATTTCCATTTCATTTTATTCATCCTCAACTACTAATTTATATCCAAGCCCCTTAACGTTAACAATATACTTAGGCTTTGATGGATTATCCTCAATTTTTTCTCTAAGCCTTCTTATGTGTACCATTATAGTATTATCAAAACCAATATAATCTTCTCCCCATATGTCATCGCAAATTCTTTCCTTACTTATGATTTGATTTGGATATTTTAGCATATACAAAAACATTTTTAGTTCCTTAGGTTTAAGGTCCAGTAGTTTACCGTTCTTTTTTATTTCCATTCTGCTTTCGTCAACTTCAAAGGGGCCAAAGCACAATTTTTTCTCTTTGGTTAATTTCATACTGCTTCTTTTTAAATGAGCTTTAACCCTATAGGCTACTTCCTTTGGGCTGAAAGGTTTTGTAACATAATCATCCCCTCCAAGGGCAAATCCAAGTATCCTATCCACCTCTTCAGTTTTAGCAGATAAAAACAAAATTGGTATAGAAGAGGTTTCCCTAATTTTTTTACAAATCTCATACCCCTCTTTATCAGGGAGCATTATGTCTAAAATTACCAAATCAGGATTCATAGACTTAAACAAAGAAAGACCTTCACTGCCTGTTTGGGCAGTCAATATCTTCCTAAATCCCTCTTTTTTTAAAACAGTCTCTAATAAATTTAATAAATCTTCCTCATCGTCTATAATTAGTATAATTTTTTCCTTTACAATAACCTCCACACTATCACCTACTTAAAACCATTATTTATAACTATTTTTTTCTGCAATAAGATCCAAAATAGCTTTCTTATAATCCTCTTTACTTCGGCTTCCTACTATTGTTTTTCCAACGACTTTACCTTCATCATCTACAAATACTGTAGTTGGAACCCCTGTCACAGTCTTTAAGATACCTTTTTGAAGTTTTTCATCTGGGATTATATTTTTATACTTAACCCTTTTTTCTCTACAATCTCCTTTGCAAGATCTTCATTTTCTGCATTTGGAGTATCAGCAATAATGCCAAGAATATTTACATTTTCCTTCTTAAGATCCTTGTAAAGCTCTTGAAGCTCTGGCATCTCTTTTACACAAGGTCCACAAAAGGTTGCCCATATATTTACCATAGTAAGTTTATAATCTTTAAATACACCACTCTCTATGTCCTCTCCATTTAAGGTCTTAGTTTTAAACTCTATTTTAGAACTATATGATACTTCCTCTTTTTTGCTAATGGGATCAAAAGTTTTATACTTTTCTTTAAGCTGGAAATTCCCTCTAAGACTTCCTTAAACTCTTGCTTTTCAGAATCTGTAAGTCCGCTTTCATCAGCTTTTTCATTATACAATACATAGCATTCCAAATTTCCTTTTTCTGAAATTTTCTCCTTATGACTATATTTTTTAAATTTTCTTTCTCTTGAAGATAACTGCTCTTTTGTTGCATCTTTTTCCTTACTTTTGTCGAAAACTATTATTGTAAAGAATTCTTTTGCTTTGCTTTGATATTTTTCAATAATTTTAGTTTGATCTTCTTTGGTATTATCATTTTTTGCTTCTTTTTCCAATTCTTTTGTAAATTGAACAGGTGAAAACTCGTAAGGAATTTCGATTAAAATATAAGACTCTTTGTATTTTCCAGTTGACACTGCAGCAACTCTCGCATTATTCTTCTCTTTCCAAGCCTTTGGTTCATAATAAGAAATTCCATATTCACTAAACTCTCTTTTTGTATCAATTAAATCTTGTGATATTATTTGATCTTGTTTACTTTCACTAGTAGTATCAGATTTTTGTGGTTTACTACATCCAAATACAGATATAGAAATTATAGTTGCTATGATTATAGCTAAATATTTCTCTTTCATCATAGTTTCCTCCTTATAATTTCAATTTTAATTAATACCTTTTTATACCAAAACAATATTTTACCTAATTTTCACCTTATATATACCCTTAAATTTATCAATAAATTTATTGTCTTTTGAATGCTCCTAAAGTTAATTTTGGAACTACTACCATGACACCTAAGAAAAGCACTATTAAAAATCCTATACTCATCATTGGTACCTTATATCTTACAAGCTGGCAGCTCATCATCCCCCAAAGTGGTGTAAGCCCTAAATATTCTAAAAATGCATTATTGTGTAAAAACTCACTTATAAAATAAGGCACTCCCATAGTTAACCCCCCAAATACAAAAGGTATAACTGCAGATTTACTTATTGAAGATAATAATAACCCTATTTGTGAAAACACAAATGAACCTAATATAATAGTTACTACCATAATTAAAATCATTTGAATTACAGTTAGATTTGAGCCGCTATTGCCAAAATACCATAAATTTTTAATAGGTAAATCTAAGGATTTAAATTTATACTTATTTAAACCAGATAGTACAACTGCTAAAAATATTGACAAATTTATAATAGATGAACCAATACCTGCTGCTATAGATTTAGCTAATACAATTTTGCCTTTTCCATTTCTTGTGGTTTTGATTAATTGTACCATATTGGAGCTATATTCTAAAGTATAAGAAGATGCAATCCCCATGAACATTAAAATTCCCATTAAAGGTACAATTTCATAGGATTTATGAAAAATACTAGCATAGGTTTCAAGTATGTTGAAATGTCTAAGTATTTTTAAACATAGGAAAATTGTAAGCGCCCATAAAATAAACAATCTCTTTTTAAAAAACATCTTTTTAAATTCTAAACCTATAAGTGTACCCATCATTATACCTCCTTAGTATTTTCCAAATCAAAATAGAACATGTATACATCTTCAAATCTAGGCTCTACAGATTGAACATTTTCATATAGTGGCATTTTATCCCCTATTACTCTAAGCTCTATATCTATAGCACCACGCTGAATATTTACAACTTTGTACTTATTCTGAATATCAATTGCCTCATTTTCATTTCTAGTTTTTATAATATAAACATTCCCTTTCATGGCTTCTAAAATTTCCTCATGGCTCCCCTTCATAAGCATTTCACCATCTTTTATCATTACAGTTTCCCTGGCAATGGACTCAATATCTGAAATTATATGTGTTGAAAGTATTACAATCTTATCTCTAGATATTTTAGATATTAGATTTCTAAATCTTGTTCTCTCCTGTGGATCAAGACCTGTTGTTGGTTCATCTAACACTAAGATTTTAGGATCATTTAAAAGAGCCTGAGCTATTCCAACCCTTCTTTTCATACCTCCAGAAAATTTACCAATTGCCTTATTTTTAACCTGATATAATCCAACAATATCTAAAAGTTCTTTTATTTTTTCTTTAGCCTCTCTTCCATCCAATCCTTTTAAAGCAGCTACGTATTTTAGAAAATCTTGTGCTGAAAAGTTTTTATACACTCCAAATTCCTGTGGAAGATATCCTATAACATCCCTATACTCATCACCTAACTCCATTATATTTTTTCCATTATATATAATTTTTCCACTTGTTGGCTCAGTTAAAGTTGTGATTTGCTTCATAAATGTAGTTTTACCAGAACCATTAGGTCCTAAAAGTCCATAAACACCATTTTCAAAAGTAATTGTTATATTATTATTAGCCTTCTTTTTACCATAAGCTTTTGTTAAATTTTTTATTTCAAGTTTGTTCATCACAATTCCTCCTTAAATTTTTATAATTATTTACCAGAATCTTATCTTGCTATTATTTTTCTAAAACTTATCTTGCAAAGTACTATACCTAAAATAGTTACAAATATTAATATTCCATTTGATAGATATCCTATATCAAAAATCATATTAAAAATCTCTATATTGCCAATATTTAAGCCTATAAATCTTTTATAGTAGAACAAAAGCTCTATATAATTTGACTTTCCTAATAAATCTAGTAACTTACTTGGAAACACTGGTAATATACTTAATATCTTTCCTAAAAGTATAAATATTGAAATTCCACTTACTGTAGTTAGTGAATTATTTGAAACAAAGGAGAAAAAGCTTGAAAACACTCCTATACTTATAAATATTACCGACATTGTTAAAATTTTTAAAAGCAAAAACTGGTTTATGGAATAGTTATAATTTAAAAATGGCCCATTTTCCAATATTCTAAAAGCTTCAAGCCCTCCATTTACAGGCATTTTATATTGAATTAAAGTTATTATAAATTCAGCTCCTATATAAACTCCATACGTTACTACAGGCAAAACCGCAGCCATAAACAATTTTGCATTTAAGGTTTTAAATTTATTTTTAGAGGATAAAATTATATTATCCACAGAAGTAATTTTTTCATCCACATATATATTGCAAAATATCATAACTAAAATTACTACCATTATTATTGATACTAGGGGATGAGCTACTCTGTAATCTAGAACTTTATAAAAATCCACATCCTTATATTCTTTGTATTTTATAGAGTCCACTGTTTTTTTTGATACATCTGCCATCTTCTTTAGACTAGCATCTACAGTTTTAATTTCTGCCAATTGTTCTATTTTTTTAAATTTTACATTAAACTTTTCATTTGCAATTACCTCTTTAGGTCTATTATCAATTATTAATTTATACTGCTTATCTCTATAAGAATTTTCTGTTTCAAGAGTTGGTTTTAAAAAGCCCATAAAACTACAAAGCATAATAAATAATATTGCTGAAATTATCGCTACCTTTGACTTAAGCAATTTTTTAAATTCCCATTTAATCATTGATTGTATCCTCCTTTTTCTTTGCTATGAGTTTATTATATTCTATTAAACTTACACCTTAATAAACTAAACCTTACATAAACCTTAAATAAATTAAAATAAAAAAATTGAGCATTATACACTTATAATACCCAATTCATTTCTTTTATTTCTTTTATTTTTCTACATACTTTCTTTTATACTTAATTTTATATTACATCAAAAAAACTTAACTGATTTTTTTCTGGAAGTCCCTTTAGACATCCAAATTTTCTAAGCAGATCCGCTGCAGCATTTCCTATTTTGGCACGTTTTTTTAGGTCTTCTACAGAATTTATAGGTGTTTTTTCTCTAACTGCACTATATATACCTTCTGCCGCCACATTTCCCATACCAGAAATACTGTTTAGAGGTGGTCTTATGCCCTCATCTTCTACTAAAAACTTAGTAGAATCAGATTTATATAAATCAATAGGCAAAAACTTAAAGCCTCTTTCATACATCTCTAAAACCAGTTCAAGATCATCAAACATATCCTTGTCCTTAGGAGGCGCTGCAAGACCTAGTTCTTCAATTTCTTTCATTTTCTTTTTAACTTTATCTTTTCCAAAAATCATAAATTCTGCATCAAAAGCCTTAGCTCTTATGCTAAAGAAAGCAGCATAATAAGCTTTTGGTATATGAACCTTAAACCAAGCTATTCTAAAGGCCATCATTACATAAGCTGCAGCATGGGCTTTTGGAAACATATATTTTATCTTCTTACAAGAATCAATATACCATTCTGGGACTTCAAATTTTCTCATTAAAGCTTCGTATTCTGGCCATTTAGGCTCTTTTTTAACCTTTCCCTTACGAACAGTTTCCATTATCTTAAAAGCAGTATTTGGTGGTAATCCTTTTTTAATAAGATAAGTCATAATATCATCTCTTGTACATACCGCCTCACTTAAAGTAACAGTTCCATTATCCACAAGGTCTTTTGCATTGCCAAGCCAAACATCAGTACCATGAGAAAGACCAGATATACATATTAAATCAGCAAAGGCCTTTGGCATGGTGTCTAAAAGCATACCTCTTACAAATTTAGTACCAAACTCTGGAATTCCAAAGGTTCCTACTTTAGAGTTTATCTGTTCTGGAGTTACCCCTAAAGCCTTTGTAGATGAAAATATGGACATAGTTTCCTTCTCATCCATAGGTATAGATAGAGGGTCTATCCCTGTAATGTCTTGAAGCATTCTTATAACTGTAGGGTCATCGTGTCCTAGAATATCTAGTTTTAGTAGGTTTTGATCAATAGAGTGATAATCAAAATGCGTTGTTTTAATATCCGAATCTGCATCATCTGCAGGATGCTGTACAGGACAAAATTCAAATATTTCCCTTCCCTTTGGCACAACAATTATTCCCCCTGGATGCTGTCCTGTTGTCCTCTTTATCCCAGTACATCCCCTAGATATTCTTGTAATCTCAGCTTTATTTACAGTTATCTCTTTTTCATCATAATATTTTTTTACATATCCAAAGGCAGTTTTTTCAGCTACAGTACCAATAGTACCTGCCTTAAAGGTGGTCCCTTTACCAAAAATAACCTCTGTATATCTATGGGCCTTGGCCTGATATTCTCCAGAAAAGTTTAGGTCAATATCTGGCTCTTTATCTCCATTAAAGCCTAAGAATGTTTCAAAAGGTATGTCTATTCCATCCTTTGTAAGTTTTTCACCGCAAACCGGACAATTCTTATCTGGTAAATCAAAACCATTTTTAATTCCATAATCATTAAAATCTGAGAATTTGCATTTTTTGCATCTATAATGAGGAGGCAAAGCATTAACCTCAGTTATACCTGTCATATACGCAACTACAGAAGATCCAACAGAACCTCTTGATCCAACTAAATACCCATCTTCATTGGATTTCCAAACAAGTTTTTGTGCAATTATATACATTACAGAGAAACCATTTTTTATAATGGATTCTAGCTCCTTATCAAGCCTTTTTGAACCAAATCAGG includes:
- a CDS encoding TlpA family protein disulfide reductase; translation: MTGVPTTVFVDDEGKVVGKTIVGSRSKEDYKKAILDLIAEKNSYK
- a CDS encoding ABC transporter ATP-binding protein; the protein is MNKLEIKNLTKAYGKKKANNNITITFENGVYGLLGPNGSGKTTFMKQITTLTEPTSGKIIYNGKNIMELGDEYRDVIGYLPQEFGVYKNFSAQDFLKYVAALKGLDGREAKEKIKELLDIVGLYQVKNKAIGKFSGGMKRRVGIAQALLNDPKILVLDEPTTGLDPQERTRFRNLISKISRDKIVILSTHIISDIESIARETVMIKDGEMLMKGSHEEILEAMKGNVYIIKTRNENEAIDIQNKYKVVNIQRGAIDIELRVIGDKMPLYENVQSVEPRFEDVYMFYFDLENTKEV
- a CDS encoding response regulator transcription factor: MEVIVKEKIILIIDDEEDLLNLLETVLKKEGFRKILTAQTGSEGLSLFKSMNPDLVILDIMLPDKEGYEICKKIRETSSIPILFLSAKTEEVDRILGFALGGDDYVTKPFSPKEVAYRVKAHLKRSSMKLTKEKKLCFGPFEVDESRMEIKKNGKLLDLKPKELKMFLYMLKYPNQIISKERICDDIWGEDYIGFDNTIMVHIRRLREKIEDNPSKPKYIVNVKGLGYKLVVEDE
- a CDS encoding sensor histidine kinase → MSQGDYSKVYKPNGIYKEVFYNLNDLNYTLKENEKERKKLENMRQEWIANISHDIKTPLASIKGYAEILGSPEYEFSEEEIKSYANIIDKKSQYIKQLVDDLNLVQKLKNNTSMLNIKEVNLVKLTKDVVIDILNDYKYKDSDINFISRENVILKEVDEVLIKRVIHNLLYNAIIHNSKDVKIEVKIVKSQKVHIFVKDNGKGVKPEEIKYIFERYYRGTNTGESHKGSGLGMAIAKEIVEAHGGEVELRSMLKKVRK
- a CDS encoding TlpA disulfide reductase family protein; this translates as MSKKEEVSYSSKIEFKTKTLNGEDIESGVFKDYKLTMVNIWATFCGPCVKEMPELQELYKDLKKENVNILGIIADTPNAENEDLAKEIVEKKGLSIKI